In the genome of Helicobacter sp. 12S02232-10, the window ACAAATCCTTCAATGACGCGATGGAATTTTAGCCCATCATAAAATCCATCTTTTGCCAAAAAGGCAAAATTCATTACGGTTTGGGGGGCATCATTTGGAAATAGTTTGACAAGGATATCTCCTTTTTTTGTCGTAATCAGTGCGTATTGAAGCTTATTTAATTCCTCTTGATTGATATCATAGGTTTTTAATTCTTCCATAAATTTTATTTTTCCTTATGTTTTTTTATGATTAAACTCATTTTTGATTTTACCGATTTTAGTCTGTGAAAACAAGATAAATAAAAATTTTGGATTAAAGATTACGAAGTGCGAAAGAAACTATATCCTTTTATCGGTTGCATTGTCGTCTTGGTTTTTATTTCTCATATTGCTTTGATGGCTTCTGAAGACGTCTTAGATGATGGAGATGGGTCTATTGAAACTGAAGTTACTCCAAAAGTGGATTTTTCTCCCCAATCTTCAAAGGCTTTTAATTGGATATACAGCACTGTTATCATCACCGTGTATTTTGATGATGGGAGTTATCGTCAAGGTTTTGGAATGTTATTAAAGGATGGGTTTTATTTGACTTCTTCAGAATTGACTTACAACGCTGGTTTGTATCCCAAAAAGATTTTTGCCAAAATGCAAGATGATAGTGCAAAACCTTTGATTTGTGTGGCAAAACTCCAATTAAAAGCTATGGATAGCGACAAGGGTTTAGCGTTGCTTAAAACCTCTTCTTTCACTGATGATTATTGCAATACTCGAAGCGAAAGCTATTATCATAAGAGGATTTATGAAAAATATTGGAAAAATGTTTTTTCAAATATTCCGACAAAAAAACTTATCTTAGGTGGTCTTTATTTTCCCATACTTGAAGATACCGATACTTTTGGAGTCCGTAGAACCATTCCGCTAAAAGAAGAAAGCTATTATGATTATAGCTTGGAAAAAGAAGTTTTTTACGGCTACTCATTGCCTCTAAACTCTTATCAGAGATTCACTTTTGGAAAGCCTTATTTCAATAAAGATGGCGAGTTTTTGGGAATTTTTAGCATCACTGCACAATCTTATTTGCCTGCTTTGATAAAAAAAGAGATTGTCCAAGATTTTATATGCGAACTGAAAAAAAAGAATATTTTTACCCGACATTCTTTGCCAAGTCGTTGTAAAGCCAATGGAGTATGAGAGCTCAAATCGATTGAATTTTAATCCAAAATAAGAGCGATCAGATGTTTTACCAATTCATTCCTATAGAAAAAAACAGATTTTGAACGGGTGCTTTATACGGATTGTAAAGAGGAGCATTGAGAGAGATTTGAGCATTGAAGTTTTTATGCAACACGTTCAAGCCTATCCCGCCCCCACTCAAGCTTCCACCTTGTTTATCTCCGATCAAATCCCGCACCATTCCCCAATCCACTCCAATATTGGGAGCTATGGTGATCCCCCAGAAACTTGGCAGATAAACCATCAAATCGTTTTTATAGATCACACCCATTTGACCACTGATACTGAAATGATTAAATCCTCTCACAGTGTATCGGCTTCCAATACTCATTTTCTTGCTTGCATAGAGTCTATCTTGAGAAATTTGAGTGCGGATATTGCTTGTATATCCAAACGTTAGAACCCATATTTTAAAAGGCGCATACAGATACATATTGACATTGGGTATTGTGTAGACATAATCAGTATGAATTTTTTCATTGTGTTTTTTGAGCATCGGAAGCCCTTGCAATATTCCTATTGAAATATTAAAGACCAAGTTGTTTATTTTTCTTTGATAGCCCAGTGCAAGTGAAATATCCGTGAGATTATAGCTTTGGACATCAAGCTTGATATCATCTAAATAGCTTTCCATCAGTCTCACGCCCCCATCAAGATTGATGGAAACTTGATTTTTATCATCTGCATAGGCAGAGACTTTGATCCCAAGATCAAGATTGATATTTTTGCCTTGATATACTGGAAAAATATCAGCGAATAAAATTTCTTGAGCAGAATCTGAATACGACCCATCAAATGAGAAGCTGAATCGTCTGATCGGGATGGAGTAACTCACAGATGCATAGTAGCTGTGATTTTTCTTATTCATTGGTAAAGAAGAGAGGGCATAGAAACTCAGCTTATCAGCAAGATGTAGAGGATTTTCCCAGCTGCCATACAGCGAGGCTTGATAATTTTGCCCAATACTCCCGCCATTATCGATACTCCCACCTAAAAATACAGGTAGAGATAATTTGGGTGCATCGATTGTAAGAATACTTTGATTAGATGTATTATTATCGGTCGTGATGTAGATTTGGGGTTTTATGTAACGTAAGTTTCGCAAATTATTCAGACCGACTTCAATTTTTCTTAAATCCAAAACATCGCCTTTTTTGAGTGGAAAATCTTTTTTGAAAGAAAGCATATGGGGTTCATTGATATAGCGGATTTTTCCTATAGTGCCTACTTCTGCATTGATGCGTAAGATATGATCGGAGAGGGATTGGGGACTCAAGCCAAAAGTTGTCGTGATATAGCCTTTGGATATCGTACGCGATTGAATCTTAGAGAGGAGATTTGAGATGTCTTTGGCACTCAAGCAATGCTTGGAGATGGGCTTAAAATTTGAGATGATTTTATGAGCGTAAGAAAATTCCTTTTTGGATTTTTGGGGCAGACCTGTGAATTTCAAATCGATTCGCTCGATTTGAAAGCATTTTGCATTCTCATTGGTATCTTTTTGATTTGCAAGGAGGGGTTGGATAGGTTTTGAATGTAGTGATAGTATTGGCAATATACAAAAAGATAGGAGCAGAAAAAATACCTTGCTCCTATCGCCTAACATCAGCTAACTCATTCAAATAAACAACTCAGAATGAATAAGAATATGCAACATAGATATCCACAGGATTTCTTAATCTTATTTTAGTGGATTCAGATGCATCGCTGAAATCATATGTATAATAATTATATAACGGCACTTTTACACCTAACTCCAAGCGGCTATGATTATCGATGATTTTTGAAAATCCTGCATTGATTACAAAGCCATTTGAAGCTACTTTTTCATACTCTGATGCATTTTTTTTCATATTTGAAAAATCTTTTGATTGCACCCATTGATACCCTCCACCTATGAATAATCCCCAAGGACTCTCGCTATCTGAAAAATTTAAGAGATAATCTATATTTGCACCATATTTGAAAAGATCTGTAGAAGCTGAATCATTTAAAGGGTATGTGAAGTTAGTAT includes:
- a CDS encoding ShlB/FhaC/HecB family hemolysin secretion/activation protein: MLGDRSKVFFLLLSFCILPILSLHSKPIQPLLANQKDTNENAKCFQIERIDLKFTGLPQKSKKEFSYAHKIISNFKPISKHCLSAKDISNLLSKIQSRTISKGYITTTFGLSPQSLSDHILRINAEVGTIGKIRYINEPHMLSFKKDFPLKKGDVLDLRKIEVGLNNLRNLRYIKPQIYITTDNNTSNQSILTIDAPKLSLPVFLGGSIDNGGSIGQNYQASLYGSWENPLHLADKLSFYALSSLPMNKKNHSYYASVSYSIPIRRFSFSFDGSYSDSAQEILFADIFPVYQGKNINLDLGIKVSAYADDKNQVSINLDGGVRLMESYLDDIKLDVQSYNLTDISLALGYQRKINNLVFNISIGILQGLPMLKKHNEKIHTDYVYTIPNVNMYLYAPFKIWVLTFGYTSNIRTQISQDRLYASKKMSIGSRYTVRGFNHFSISGQMGVIYKNDLMVYLPSFWGITIAPNIGVDWGMVRDLIGDKQGGSLSGGGIGLNVLHKNFNAQISLNAPLYNPYKAPVQNLFFSIGMNW
- a CDS encoding outer membrane beta-barrel protein, coding for MLITLQKALATAGMILAMTNSAFADNRSDKSGIFIGAELGGSIGYSLAKNKDPDSMESETKILTNLQYGARIGYQQYFNAYNGLRLYGTFNYTNFTYPLNDSASTDLFKYGANIDYLLNFSDSESPWGLFIGGGYQWVQSKDFSNMKKNASEYEKVASNGFVINAGFSKIIDNHSRLELGVKVPLYNYYTYDFSDASESTKIRLRNPVDIYVAYSYSF